Within Plasmodium coatneyi strain Hackeri chromosome 14, complete sequence, the genomic segment cctcctttccttccttccttagacccctcctttccttccttccttagatccctcctttccttccttccttagacccctccttttcttcctcctccttagacccctcctttccttccttccttagacccctcctttccttccttccttagatccctcctttccttccttccttagacccctccttttcttcctcctccttagacccctccttttcttcctcctccttagaccttccttcatccttccttagacccctcctttccttccttccttagacccctcctttccttccttccttagatccctcctttccttccttccttagacccctcctttccttccttccttagatctttcccttcctttccgttccccttttttggagcatttttctccctactaagcgctttttttttttttttttgcaatttttttctgtgtgacaaatttatatattagtgctttttttttgacaattttttctctgggacaaatttatattagggcattatttttttttttattcctttctttttttttgcacaatggGTGAGACGTTTGCGAGTCCTTCCAATTTAGAACACATTCCTAACATCCATAATTGGACTttaacaggaaaaaaagaaaattattaaaacaaaaaaaattacaaagacaaaaatttataacaaaaaaaaaaatttaataaacatattttagatcttcaataaagaaatttatcgcaaaacaaatcaaaataaagtgaaggaggaaaaatttgtttcttcttttcttgttTGAACTTATATTTGTTACACATGAGCGTGAGTACTTTCGTAccataccaaaaaaaagaaaaacaaagaaagagaaaaggaaaataaagaaaataaaggaacaaatggaaaaaaagccaatttacttttttcacaCTGTATGAGTTCTGCAGTTATTTATATCACCCCCTCCCGAGGCGGAGAGGTAGGAAGGGACATTTCACATTTAATGGAATGCATCACATAAGACCATAACTGATATTCTGCCTTTGCTGATGTTCtcttccattatttgttcGTCCTCTTCTTCGAGATGGTGCTCGTGGTCGTGcgtcatatatggtagaaacATTCGTCGAATCTGTTGACAGATTTGATGATGAACCTACTGTAGTTGCATATTTGGTAGAAGAATCACCTTCTGAGAAGGCGTTTAATTCCTGTCGAACGGATCTCCTTCCTCcgctgtttcttcctcctccagaaAAGTGGTTACCAAATTTATTACTGATCCAGGGGGGTAAAAGGTTatactaataataataaaaatgagaagtgtgcacatgtatcacatatatatatatatatatatatatatataaagcacCCTTATTCATATTACATTTGtccttttaaatgaaaagagaATAAATATTAGTGAATACCATTGCTTATGTTATTTCTATAGTTAcaattaccttatataaaaagaaggtgaCAATTGTTGGTAGTCCAATTACTGTGCCTAGTATGGAAGaggcagcagcagcaccCGTGGAGGAGACCGCCTCCCTCGTCAACTCTTCGTTGCAGGTGGCAGCTGTATCGCCGTCTTCAGTTAGTGAACTaactgaagaaggaaggagggggtcacccccccctccttccacctccttagacactccttcctGAAGGgtgcatgttaatttttctagTTTGTCCTTATCTTCACAGAAAGTTTTATATTTGCTATTATATTCGTTACAGTAGGGGTCAATATTTGTTGTACTGTCGTTGCAGTACGAAGTTACAGCAGTACATGCTGTATTAATGGCCTTTAGATGATCATGATATGCTTTGTCACATTTAGGTTTAGAGGGGGAAGTAGGGGAACCGGAATCAGGAGTGAGTGTTGCTCTACTCAAGTCTGCTGTTATTTTAGCATGGTCTATGAAATATTCATAGACTATTCTTCTATGGTTGAAAGTGGTGAAGTCAGTGGCTTCGCTGAGGACGTCTTTGTTGAGGGTAGGGTATGGGAGGGGACATTTATGCCCCTCAGGAATGTTCTCAAGGAGGTTGTTAATTGCTTCTATTACAGTCGAAAATgaagtagtagtagtaggatgttttaattttttatgtaataaaTACACTAAccaaaagttaaaaaatttgcaatgCGTATCGTCGAATTCCTCATCCTGCTTCTTCGTGGAAGCATAGCACAGTACTCTAGCAAGGAAATTTGCATACTTCTCTTCTGTAAAAtgtgcttttattttattggCTATTTCTCTGGTGGGGAATTTGCAATAGTGGCAGAAACCGAAACCCCCTTTAAATCTACtataatatttcatattAGATTCTAGCATATCCAAATTCTCCTTCTAGAAGTGCATGTAAGTGGAAGGGGTGTTATGTGAGGGTGGAGGAGggagttatatatatacttatatacacatatatatatatatat encodes:
- a CDS encoding KIR protein, producing MPKFTYNNNSNNNHVQSKQAASLPLPSEEIYNGYGKKSNCSDAWGREKYCNQTAVDNMKGVLSRGKINDNQELAKKNLRNYYYACTVNTEGSPSYYDPCKFLYFWIGHEIKEKLQKSLNFSKAMRDIYIELGNFPWDPKDSMKKRTCTNIYPNITTHIFESAKNSFDYNYNIKALQSKSECKEYLRSAQYGQLLEAAQKIYPWLCTHCDSDKIEYCRKMKEEYMSNGINCNSGTLPVFTCPTMPEDEDEERTSCSGGEGSCPSKPAKAPTSTIQLTKENLDMLESNMKYYSRFKGGFGFCHYCKFPTREIANKIKAHFTEEKYANFLARVLCYASTKKQDEEFDDTHCKFFNFWLVYLLHKKLKHPTTTTSFSTVIEAINNLLENIPEGHKCPLPYPTLNKDVLSEATDFTTFNHRRIVYEYFIDHAKITADLSRATLTPDSGSPTSPSKPKCDKAYHDHLKAINTACTAVTSYCNDSTTNIDPYCNEYNSKYKTFCEDKDKLEKLTCTLQEGVSKEVEGGGGDPLLPSSVSSLTEDGDTAATCNEELTREAVSSTGAAAASSILGTVIGLPTIVTFFLYKVIVTIEIT